ctcattttctttggcttatgCTAAGGGCCAACtttgattttccccttgccgaaagaggaacgacgatcgctcccaccatcgccacttcctccagtagcagaagccatctatgtacaaaaattcttaccttagcattgcagaagttgttgaacttgaagaccgtgatcatctcgcaagcatgtcctcaactgggtattaccgcacttcgtcatgaaagaggttcgattttacgcaaaaggggacacggtcactatatccgtatccactctttctcgtaaaatcgaacctccttcttgacatacgttgttGCTCAACGGAaaacatcctcgcagagatgaacacggtatgcaatttcaacaagtatggatttgaaaaatcatattgaatttgataagataaaccattCTTAAcccactgcaagaatacatactatatataacacatcaatctccctcacattctagctcaaaatacctctccattttttacttcatcacattctagtaAACAAACTTTCCATCttcaaagcataaatcaaagcgtaacaagaggatgaagtagcaaaccttcacaacacttgtgttggctgagtaaaattcccacgaaaataagGGAAAAAATTTCGggtagcacctcccttgctCTGGCACCACcagagagtaggtgaagctcagctctctgcctatgtggtggactggctcgagctggaggaggaagaaaaacctctgtcttggtatataatggccacccttttgtcctggttggaatctccaaccgggagtaaaatatttatcccggttggtgttaccaaccgggataaaaggggggcatTTAattccggttgcaaataccaaccaggagtaaatcttccctccatttttgcctaccgtgacgcacccccttttgtcccggaccaactttaaatcgggacaaaaggggacacatcgaaagtcagttctttACTAGTGCACCACGGGATCCGACGAGCAGCCGTCAAGCTAGAGCAACACGACCTTGTGGACGCGCAGGCTGAGGCTGTAGCTCAACGAGAAGATCTCCTCGCGGGTCTGCTCCATGATGAACATGGCGAGGTCGGCGACGGGGAGCACGGCCACGGTGAAAGGTTCCGCCAGGAAGCACCAACCGCTGGCGCGCGTGAGGAAGATCAGGTGGTCGGCGGAGCCGCAACTGGCATTCCAAGGGACTTGTAGGTTCAGCTTGCGCACGGCATCGTTGACGACGTCGAGGTAGGCGTTGTCGCCGAGCGCTACCcacggcatcggcggcggcagcttcggGTGGTGCTGGCGAGCGCCGGAGCGCCACGGCCGGCACACCGCGCCGACACGGACGCGGTCGGCGAGGGAGTGGAGGCGCGGCAGGACGAGGCCCAGGAGGTCCGACGGCAGGTCTGACCAGGCCGAGGAAGCATGCTTGGACGCCATTAGGGCACAAAGATTACTGATCTGAGCCGTGGCGAGATCAGGAAAACACAAATGGCGATGAGAATTAGCAATGGTAACGCTTAAATTAGGGCAAAAGCAAGAACGTAATGGTTGATCCAGCAACGAATGAAGCCGAGATCAGAGGAACCAATGCCGATCTGTAACTCTGCCAATTTAGGTTTTCCTTTGCTTGAGAATCCACGATCACGTACCGGATTTACAGGCCGATCCCTCCGCCGGATCTACACGCGATGACTACAGGCGATTAGACCAAGCCGCGCGCCGCGGTCTGGCCTCGATCTCTTTCCGCCGGCTTGCGCTTGCGACGGATGAACGCACTCGAGGTGGGAGGCCGCGCCTTTTATGGCGTTCTCGACACAGTCGAGATCGAGCGATCGATTTGATCTGACCCTGCCcgtgccggcggcgccgcgcttGCGCTCGGAGCCTGGGGAAACGCTGATCTGGTAAAGGTTCATGGAAGGGTTTTCTTTTGGAAGAGGGCCATTGCAGCGCGCTTCGGTCATGGGCCTGCACACCTGCGCGCTGGGACCCACATGGTAACAGCCGCCCGTGGCTGTTGGGCCAAAAATTTGGCCCAGCGCAGGGAGCGCTAGCAGCAGGCAGGGAAATTTAGAGCCACTTTCGCCGGCCTTCCTCACCGGCTTTCGATGAAGGCAATTTCAAAATGACTTCATCAAATAAGCCGGTAAGAAATAATAAAACGGTTTACGAGTCAAAAAAAATAGTTTCACCTGATTCTTCTCTCTTCGAGCATTAAGTGACCATAAAATTAACCATATTATCATTGAGAAGCCATTTTACCAAGCGTTTTTCAAAAACAGCTTCACCTCCACTAGGAAAGCCACCCCACCAGAGGagctgaagctctaccaaacagggcTTAATCCCAAACTGCCTAGGCAAGATGAGGTAGACCGACTTAAATAGGTGGTATGAGGAAGCTAGTTAACCCCAGCTGCAACCTTTTGCGCAAAGCGAGGATGAAAACATAAGAGGGTTAATTAGCAGGTGTGATCCATTCAACGTGTAGAGTAGATTTTAGCTATTTTCTAAGCCAGGTTGTTACATTTGGTAATCAGAGCAGGCTCCCACCGTGTCATGGGCGCGTGCAGGTATGGTGCATATTATGCGTGGATCCTGCATGAACATAGCATGGCACATGCGCCGGTATTGGACGTACACATGTGGTCGGGAGAGTAGGTCTAGCTTGGGCCAAAAATTGGCCTAGCGCGCGTGCTAGCGCTCCTCACGCTAGCAGCAGTCAGGGACATAGTCTCGTACTGCTTAGGCAAGATGAGACCAACTTAAATAGGTGGTCTGAGGAAGCTAGTTAATCCTAGTTGCAACCTTTTGCGTGAAGTGAGGATGCAAATGTAAAAGGATTAATTAGCAGGTGTGGCCGACTCAACATGTAGAATGGGTCTTAGCTTTTTTTTTAGCGCATCGAGGCGTTTTGTTGATAGAGAAAAGCTGTAACATATTTCACCCTTCGACGGTTGACACAAGGTCACTACAGCGCCAGATTTTACATTCTGTCAAATGTAAAATACAGTGTGATTTTTATTTCTGTGTCACTACAGCGCCAGGAATAGTGTTAATGTTATTGTAATAGAAATTCTAAAAGGACAAAACATGGCTCTTAAAATTTAAAGGGAAAAGGCATATAAACTAAATGCCCATGAAATTAATTATACATAACAAAGGCACCAAAGGACCAAGAGCGTTGAATTGAACTCTAACTAATGGATCATTGAGCTGAACTCTTAACAAATGGATCTTCTCAATCAAGGGAGTTCATGTCTGCATCGATGCACTTGTGCACGGCGCTCACCGACTCGGGCACGCTGAACCCAAGCcgtgcggcggtggccggcctgAACACAGCCTCCAGGTCCGCCTCTACGGCGTCGGCCAGTTGCGGCCACATTCTCGCAGTGACCACCCACGACCCGTCCTCCTCCGGGCTCCGCGCCACCATCATAGCCGCCGACCCCAGCCGCCCTGGCCGCACCCACGGCATCACCAGTCGCGGCCGGCCGAAGCCGAAGTCACCCTCCACCCGGAACGGCACGAACGAGGAGACCACCAGCGCGGGGCTCCCCGTGCCGACGCCCACCGCCTCCGTCCACTTGCCGCCATCCCGGAACACCCCCTTGTTCGCCTCCATCCAGTCCACCAGCTCCTCGTACCGCTCCGAccggaacgccttcttgatggCCGCGCCCGCCATCGTCGCCACGTCCGCGATCGGCGCCGACGAGATGGATTCCACGGCCACTTCCCGCGACGCGTACGTGACCACGTTGCCGAGGTAACGGCCCAGCCTGGCCTTGTCGTACTTGGAAGGGTCAAGGTGACGACGGCCGTCGACGAGCCAGGCGAGCCGGCAGTGCGTGTCGGAGCCGCCGACCGCTGCCGCGAGCAGCTTCCAGATGTGCGCGGACAGGGCCTCGAGCCGCGTTGCGCGGCGGTCGGCGGTGCTGGCTGCAGCTCGGAGGCGGTCGAGGTCGGCGCCGGAGACCACGGACATCCGGCGCACGAGGGTGGCCACCAGGAGGGGGTTGGGCAGGCTCGCCGGCGCGTACCGTGTGAACTCGGCGTCCAGCGCCGGGCTgtaccgcggcggcgagcgcggccggaAGAGGGAGACTCGGTCGTGCTGGGGCTCCCACGAgaggccgccggcgcggagcaGCTCCGCCCAGGCGTTGGGAAGCTCCATCAGGCCGTGGCCGTCCACGAGCAGATGGTCTGCCCCCCACACAAACGCGAAGCCGCCGCAGGTGAACCGCACGAGCTGCAGCGACAGCGCGAGGCCCTGCTCGAACGGCACCTGGATGATCCCGAGCGAGCGGTCGGCGTTGGCGAAGTCCATCTCGGCGAGCGACGTGCCAACGTTGGCCACCACGAGCTCGGCGCCGGCATTGTTGCAGGCGATCTCGGGAACGCCAGTGGAGGCGTTGGTGACCACGCGGCCGGCGAAGGGGAAGAACCGGGAGAGGAACGCGGGCAAGGAGGCGCGCACCGCCGCGGCCACAGCATTGAACcctgcggcgggggcggggtaCACGGCAATGAGGTAGAGGTGGAAGGAGCCGAGGATGAGGTCGAGGTTGGAGGCGGCGAGCATGGCGGGGAAGCCCGGCGGCGGGTCCGAGGCCCGAACCAGCGTCCTGGACGCGACCGCGACGTCGAGGCGCTCCGCCGGCATTCTCTCGAGTTGAGCCAAGTCTGTGCAGGCTGCAGCGAAGGCTGGAAATGGAGGACTCGTAGTCTCGTATATAACGGAACATGATTTCAACCCGACTGGCCAATCAAAATTAAGATCTAATTAAATGGTTAAATTATGAGATCCCAGATCACGCTTGATCGTAGCAAATCAAACTTAGGAAGTTTCTTAAACGATGATACAAGTAAAATATAGTACGTACACTTGACGCACGAGGTTATTAGCATTATTGTTCTTGCTTCTCATGCTTGGATAAAGAAAGGCAAAGTCCAAATGCTCCAGGCAGTCAGGATTATCTGAACACATGCTAGCTTTTATTTCTCATATTTTATCTTGAATAGCTGTAGCTAGAATTCACGAAACCAAAGATCTGCAGCAATGTCTGATTTGCAATTGATGCATGATGATAAGCAAATTAAGATCTTCACTAGTAAAATATCAAACGCAAAAGCAGTTCTAAACCTCACCAGCAGCTTAACATACCCGAATCATGCCTTAATGCTATCATACCAAAACTAACCAATCGCGTTTGACAAACATCACTGCTACACCGCACTCTAGCTATGAAGTATTCCTTGTTTTTGACATATATCATTTATCCATATCACTATGAAACAAAAAGCTAGCCAGTATGATCATGCACCCTGTGAAAAGAATGTTGATCTGGTTACCACTCGAGCATAGGAATTTGAAAAACTCCActatgcaaaatgaaaaaaaaagggatcaCACATAACTGCATGGGATCATTGGTAGAAGAACTGAAACACATGAAATTCTGTGTGGTTGACAAAGCCACTGCAACCCAGCATACACTACAATCCTGATGTCCAATCTTCCTTCTCGTTTTCAAGTTTAAATTTTACTGGAATCACAATATCACCAGGAAATAAATAACCCAGCGTCCTGGTCAACAGTTTCAGTTTCACTGTTGCGTAAGGAAATAGATATGTCAAGAACCACAAATTATATTTCTAAGCACAATAATGACAGTGACAAATTCTTGTGCGGTGGCCAATCAGTAGGGATAGAGTTCATATGGCATACTTTAGTATCAAAATTTGTAAGTCACTCGTCAAAGGCAAGCCTTCATAAGTGAATTAGATGCACATATTTTATTTCTTGCATAATGCCAATTATTTTTTGACTGTGACTAAAAACAAACATAATAGGGTGGTATTTAATTGCAGATTTTGATTTTCTAAATTTCGGAGGGCTTCGGATCATTGCAATTTCAGACagggcttttgatgtttcaaatCTTCCTCTTTTGTGTGTTCAAAGAAGTGGTCATGTTGGCACCTATGATCAATAGTTCCTCTGTACTCAGGTcattctcgctgatacagttgaCATACAACACTGAGGAGGCTAAGACAACAACTAAATATGCAACTCGATTCAACTATCAAGGAACCAGTAGTTCTCAGAAAAGGTAATTAAAGAAAGGCAGCAACCCTTCCTCcaaaaatgaaagaaagaaaggaagcaaCCAAATTAACAGCTGGAGCCAATCAGAAGAATATTAGTTCTCAGAAAGCTCAAGAATCTTTTCTTTCTGTTCCTGAAACATCTTTCACGCATGGAAGAATTTACATAGGTGTTGAAGGAAATGTTGTGCCAGTTCAGATTTATGATAAAACAGTAGTGCGTGTTCTTTTGTTTAGCAACTGCATGACACTGCAGAACATATCATGCAGCACAACAATCATTCAAGAAATTGTATATATTACTCTATGTTTTTAGATATGCTCTCTGTGTCAATACTATGATAGCATACTCTATCAATGGACCACACGGCAGAGCTTGCAGTTTGAAAGAGGAATAAATTATAAAAGTACAGGGTGTCACAAAGTACGGATGAGTAATTGTATGTTCAAACTTGGCAAAACTAATTAGTGAGCAGAGAGGAATTGCACGGGGTGTCATGAGTATGGAtcgcaaaaaaaatcaattggtGTGTATTTTCATTGCTATTTTTAGTTCTGGCAACTAACCGTTAAGATTAGTTTTCAACTTGCTGAACTTTTTGATGGAGTGTAGAAGGTTGTATAGATAATCAAAAGGAAATAAACTATCAATATATTTTCCTTGACTAATGTTTGGACTGCTAAGAATTTAGACTTAAGGATTGGTAAATCGTATGCGTAGCAAAATTGTTCAACTTAGTACTTTTCATCCCAAGAGATAAAATCACCTTCCATAGTAAACCACCCACCTGGAACGATTTTCCTCTTACCTTCTTAAAGCACATGTTCTATGAATATAAAACACTCACTCACTCCCGAGGGCTCCGGAGGGGCGACTCGGGAGGCGATAGCACCCGCGCCCAACCAGCCACCAACAGCGGCGCCAAAGTCAGCCCCTCGCATCacgctctctccctccccttccctccccctctctccctctccactccCACTCCGCAAACCCTAGCATCACCGGTAGCTGGATCCACCAGCGGTCGCCGACCGCCGCGGGCGGATCCACCTCCCTTGAGCCCGGATCTACTCATCCCAGGCGTGGGTCCCTTCCCCGATGGCCGCCACgttctcccccccccccccccccccccccaccacccTTTCCGCCACCCGGAGTACTGTGGGCCGCGGCCGGATCCACGTTCTCCTGCCCCGTGCCACCCCTTCCGCTACCGGAGGGCGGCCAGCGATGGTGGCCGCACCCCTCCCTGGCTGTCGGGTCCGCTAGGGGACGGGGTTCTATGCGCCAGCGGCTggcgcaccccccccccctcctccttctctgGTGGCGCATTTCCGCCGGGCGGGGGGGTGGACAACTAGTTATGTGGCGGCATTCTTCAGCTCCTTGTTGCCCAACGGTCCCCATGCTCCTAGTGGCGGCGGTGATTTCTAGGGAAGGAACGGGGTTAGGTGAAAGCCTTGTGCCTGCTTGCGGGTCGATGACGGCGACGCCCCTgggcgccgcttcccttcttgaCGGCGTCATTTATTCCCCTTTTCCCTCCTCTAAGGTGAGTTTCCGAGTGAAAACCTTGACCGTGTTGGTCGAATGACGACAGCGCCAGTGGCATCGTCCCCTTCCTTGAGGCATTGTTTTGGAAGCTTAGCGGGCTCTTGCTGCTGTCACTGTAGGGATCGTTGCTGAACGCTGCCCCCGGTCGTCTACGGCCGGTCAGGGTCCTCGTGGTGGTCGTCTTGGGAAGTGTCTTCTTCACTTCGATTCGTCCACCTCGCCTAGGTTTCttaggtcgtcgtcgtctgGTGGATGCTTTGCTGCCGCAGTTTCTCcgggtggatgctttgccatcACGGTTGTGCTGGTTGGATGAATGCTTTGCTACCGTTGTTGTGTTCAGGCGGATGCTCTGCCACCATGACCTTTAGCACCCTTGACGAGGTTGTATCTTTTAGCAGGTTCAGGAGAGTGGCTGTGTCTAGATCAGTGGGTTTGAGTGTGCTTCCTCTTTGTTGTTTCACGTCGTGTGGTGGTTGTTTGCGTGTTTTTTcagtatttctttttctttgatcctTTGTGCTCCGGTGCTGATTAAGTTTTGCTTGGCTTCATCGAGACTATGTCTGTAAACTGCTTTCTTCTTCATCGAAGGGTGCTTAGgcactctagaaaaaaaaacatgttcaaTAAGATTTTTTGAAACACGTGCGTGCCATACATGCACTTTATTAAGTATAATAAAATAACTTAACGAATCTGCAGAAACTCAAGCTAGATTTGACTAGAAAAAACTCATATATTGACTCTGAAGCTACAGACAGACCGAACAGGCTATGTTTGACGATCATCAGGCGACAGcaaaccttttcttttgctgCTGGCGCCAATTTCAGCAAAAGcatcaaattttaaatttttagtCTCGTCTTACAAAAATGCACAAAATGTCCCATAACACATGAACGCACAACAGAGGCTCAGGCTGCTCAGGTACCAGAAcataagcagcagcagcaacacttGCAGGACTGCTGAATACGCTCCTATCCTACGCATGAGTTTGTAAGCACAAAGTCAGGTATAACGAGAGGAAAAGCagatattaaaaaaaaaagagcttaACAAAATTAGCAGATTATTTGTAAAATGAAATGCTCCTCCCTGATGCAGTATTGGTAATTTGGTATGGGGGAACAGATTAAAATCAACATGGCAAAAAGACTAGCATCAAGCATACATCGTGCACATAATGACATAACACATGAGTCTTGACGAGTAGATAGTTGTTAATATGGTTCAACAACAAAGCACTAATGCAATAACAGGTAGATATCAGATAACATTTAAGAGTACACACTACATAGTACTACATAATCCCAATACACTAACCAAGGTAAGCTACTTCGACACTTCGACTATATAGAATCAGCCGGAAAGAACCATGTTGGACGCCAGTGGCCACCATGATGCTGCGGCACTGTAGCGGTCTGTGACAACAACGGGGTGATCGTCCCATTTCTCAAGTTGTACACACCAGAGTCACGAAGAGGATCACAGCAGAATCTGGCCAAGGATAGTCACACATGAAATATATGCAATCTTCTTGAATTCCATTGTACTCTTCAGCAGCAAACAACTTAGAGCAATGCCTGCCAACGAAGAGTGCTTGGCCTCCCAACTTATAGACCCGCCTCCAATGACCAGGATTGGTGCTCAAGTCTGCCTCAAAAGCATCAAATGCAACAGTGCGATAATGTTCAAAGGAAAGACTTCTGGAAGAGGGACAGTCATTGTGAATGAACCATGTAACCTTCAACAGTCTACCACAAGATTCAACTAGATATTCCCTCAACATATACCCCTTCTCTCTGGACAAGGATTGGGGCAAGTCCCATAAATCATCCCTGGAATTGATTATGCATTCAGTGACTGAGATCTTCGGCTTACTGCCAATGTAACCAATCTCAAAGATAACGAGCTTGTCACCAAAAGCAACTCCGTATAGCTTCCCATTGAAGAAAGCAACATCAGACAGGCACCGAGATGGTTCCATGTGCCTCCCTCTGGACATGTCAGTAGCAACTGGCGGCTGGCAAATACAAACTGTACTGGAATTAGCACAGTCCAAGATCAGCACAACAAGGGATTCTGGTGAGGAGTCCAGGGCGAGGGAACCACCAGCTTATAGAAAAGTGGGTTAAATCTTTCGTTTGCATTCAACCAGTCACGGCGCCAAACAGTGGCTAGCTTAGGAAGGTCCAGCGTGGCCTTTGAGAAAGGATTTGTCAATGAGCACCCTCCATCATTTTGCATTAGGAAGAGCCAGTTGTCAATGGAACCACAGCAGCGTGCACCATCTGCTACAGCCATTCGGATAATTTCACCATCCGGGATGCTCAGGAAGTTCCTATCAAGGAGGGTGAGCCATGGGAGTGGAAGGGGCAGGGACTGCAGTCGAGCATTGGATCGCCACGGTTAACAGACTGCTCTCAGTCGAACACGATCAGCTAGAGAGGGAAGGCGCTTAAGGACAAGGCCTAGGAGCTCTGGAGTGAGATCCGACCAAGTCAAAGATTCTGCAGCTGTCATCATCAAGGTCTACAAGAGAAGTAATAGGTTTCAGAGTTTAATATAGTAAATAGTTGAGAGTAACAGGAAATAAGTTAGCAGTACAATCAAAATCTGAAGATGTCCAGCCTCAGACCAGAAAAAGTACACTGCTCTACAGCCTGGTGCTGCACTACTTATGCTTGATCATTGTAGTTTCTAATGTGATCACAGTAGTCCAGTCGACAGGAAACATTAAAGCCATTTATTTGATATAATAAGGTAACTGCAACTACACATAGGAATGTTTTAAAACTCAAGGTGCGATGCTAAAGTAGAAGCCATGATCTTTTCCTCCAATATCAACCAGAACTAACAAGGCAACAACAAGCAGGAGTACAATGAATTTCGAGGAAAATACCTTGACATTTGCAATGCCTTAATGTTCACAAGACAATGTTGCACGGTATTCCTTTTTTAGATGCAAAGGCCAGATGgcattttgtatttttatagATACAGGAGCATCAGTTAAAGCAATATGTTAAGTCAAATACTGCTATTCAGGACAAGGCATGCCATTTCTTAAAGATGATGCTCCAAAATCAATGGGTATGCACTAGATCTAAGTACTAGAACTCAAAATCATAAAGTTTTTATCATATCTGCCTTACATATCCTCCACTACCAAGCTTAGAActtttaatttttatttattttgcaatCAAAGTTTCAGCGCCCTCGCTCCAGGCGACCCCACCTCCGGCAGAAAAGCCCCCCTCCACATCGTGGGATGTAAGCTCCAAGCAGTGGTTCTGGTGCCCTGGGACGCCCGGATCCGGCGAGGAATTGCCCGAGACAGCTTGATTCGAGTTCGAGCTGCTCCTCACCTGAATCCGATGCTTATTATAAAACAAGAttcagttgggacttgggatGTGCTAATGGTGGCTCGTGGGCGCACGGA
Above is a genomic segment from Setaria viridis chromosome 4, Setaria_viridis_v4.0, whole genome shotgun sequence containing:
- the LOC117851396 gene encoding coniferyl alcohol acyltransferase; the encoded protein is MPAERLDVAVASRTLVRASDPPPGFPAMLAASNLDLILGSFHLYLIAVYPAPAAGFNAVAAAVRASLPAFLSRFFPFAGRVVTNASTGVPEIACNNAGAELVVANVGTSLAEMDFANADRSLGIIQVPFEQGLALSLQLVRFTCGGFAFVWGADHLLVDGHGLMELPNAWAELLRAGGLSWEPQHDRVSLFRPRSPPRYSPALDAEFTRYAPASLPNPLLVATLVRRMSVVSGADLDRLRAAASTADRRATRLEALSAHIWKLLAAAVGGSDTHCRLAWLVDGRRHLDPSKYDKARLGRYLGNVVTYASREVAVESISSAPIADVATMAGAAIKKAFRSERYEELVDWMEANKGVFRDGGKWTEAVGVGTGSPALVVSSFVPFRVEGDFGFGRPRLVMPWVRPGRLGSAAMMVARSPEEDGSWVVTARMWPQLADAVEADLEAVFRPATAARLGFSVPESVSAVHKCIDADMNSLD